Proteins encoded together in one Sinorhizobium meliloti window:
- the lpxC gene encoding UDP-3-O-acyl-N-acetylglucosamine deacetylase → MGIELLGFQTTIANPITLKGIGVHSGAEVEITFQPADADAGIVFQRVLAGGRVSEFRAVSSQVGNTDLCTVLGLSPATSIATIEHVMAAVYALGLDNLSIEVHGAEMPIMDGSSAPFIEAIEQAGIQSLAEKRRYIRILKPVRIESGASWSEFTPYDGMRFEVEIDFDCPLIGRQAWKGDMTPSVFKRELSRARTFGFMRDVERLWAGGFALGSSLENSVVISDDNAVINVEGLRYTDEFVRHKTLDAVGDLSLAGAPFLGCYRSYRGGHRMNANALKALLSDPTAYEVVETATPRQRTRSRDMVAVAAPGFAPWSA, encoded by the coding sequence ATGGGAATCGAACTGCTCGGGTTTCAGACGACGATTGCAAACCCGATAACCCTCAAGGGAATTGGCGTTCACTCCGGTGCGGAAGTCGAGATCACCTTCCAGCCGGCCGATGCCGACGCCGGGATCGTGTTCCAGCGTGTGCTTGCCGGCGGCCGGGTGAGCGAATTCCGGGCCGTCTCTTCGCAGGTCGGCAACACCGATCTCTGCACCGTCCTTGGCCTCTCGCCGGCGACCTCGATCGCGACGATCGAGCATGTCATGGCGGCGGTCTATGCGCTCGGCCTCGACAATCTGTCGATCGAGGTGCATGGCGCCGAAATGCCGATCATGGATGGCAGCTCCGCCCCCTTTATCGAGGCGATCGAGCAGGCAGGTATTCAATCGCTTGCCGAGAAGCGCCGCTATATCCGCATCCTAAAGCCGGTGCGCATCGAATCGGGCGCTTCCTGGTCGGAATTCACGCCCTATGACGGCATGCGCTTCGAAGTCGAGATCGATTTCGACTGCCCGCTGATCGGCCGCCAGGCATGGAAGGGCGACATGACGCCTTCCGTTTTCAAACGGGAGCTGTCGCGGGCGCGTACTTTCGGCTTCATGCGCGATGTGGAGCGCCTTTGGGCAGGCGGTTTCGCGCTCGGCTCGTCACTCGAAAACTCCGTGGTAATCTCGGACGACAACGCGGTCATCAATGTGGAGGGACTGCGGTATACGGACGAGTTCGTCCGCCACAAGACCCTCGACGCCGTAGGCGATCTTTCGCTGGCGGGCGCTCCCTTCCTCGGCTGCTACCGCTCCTATCGCGGCGGGCACCGGATGAATGCCAATGCCCTCAAGGCATTGCTCAGCGATCCGACGGCCTATGAGGTGGTGGAAACGGCAACGCCGCGTCAGCGCACCCGTTCGCGGGACATGGTGGCGGTTGCCGCACCGGGCTTCGCGCCCTGGTCCGCCTGA
- the ftsZ gene encoding cell division protein FtsZ: MAINLQKPDITELKPRITVFGVGGGGGNAVNNMITAGLQGVDFVVANTDAQALTMTKAERIIQMGVAVTEGLGAGSQPEVGRAAAEECIDEIIDHLQGTHMCFVTAGMGGGTGTGAAPIVAQAARNKGILTVGVVTKPFHFEGGRRMRIADQGISDLQKSVDTLIVIPNQNLFRIANDKTTFADAFAMADQVLYSGVACITDLMVKEGLINLDFADVRSVMREMGRAMMGTGEASGEGRAMAAAEAAIANPLLDETSMKGAQGLLISITGGRDLTLFEVDEAATRIREEVDPDANIILGATFDEELEGLIRVSVVATGIDRTAAEVAGRSADFRPVAPKPIVRPSAAVPAQPQPTVSLQPAPQPQPVQQPLQQQQNVDHIALAIREAEMERELDIAARTQVAAPQPQPQPQPQLQEETFRPQSKLFAGVAPAEAAPVMRPAQPAPRPVEMQAPVQPQMQAQPVRQEPTPVVRQQAEPVRMPKVEDFPPVVKAEMDHRTQPAPVHQEERGPMGLLNRITSSLGLREREATNVSSDMTAAAPSAASQQRRPLSPEASLYAPRRGQLDDHGRAAPQMRSHEDDQLEIPAFLRRQSS, translated from the coding sequence ATGGCCATCAACTTGCAGAAGCCGGACATTACCGAGCTGAAGCCGCGTATCACGGTCTTCGGCGTCGGCGGCGGCGGCGGCAACGCCGTCAACAACATGATCACCGCCGGGCTCCAGGGCGTCGATTTCGTCGTCGCCAACACGGATGCCCAGGCACTCACCATGACCAAGGCCGAGCGGATCATCCAGATGGGTGTCGCCGTCACCGAAGGTCTTGGTGCCGGCTCGCAGCCGGAAGTCGGCCGTGCGGCCGCTGAAGAATGCATCGACGAGATCATCGATCACCTGCAGGGCACGCATATGTGCTTCGTCACCGCCGGCATGGGCGGCGGCACCGGCACGGGCGCTGCTCCGATCGTCGCCCAGGCTGCCCGCAACAAGGGTATCCTCACCGTCGGCGTCGTGACCAAGCCGTTCCATTTCGAAGGCGGACGCCGCATGCGGATCGCCGACCAGGGTATTTCCGATCTTCAGAAGTCGGTCGACACCCTGATCGTCATCCCGAACCAGAACCTCTTCCGCATCGCCAATGACAAGACGACCTTCGCGGACGCCTTCGCCATGGCCGATCAGGTTCTTTATTCCGGCGTCGCCTGCATCACCGACCTCATGGTCAAGGAAGGCCTCATCAACCTCGACTTCGCCGACGTCCGTTCGGTGATGCGCGAAATGGGCCGCGCCATGATGGGTACGGGCGAAGCCTCCGGCGAAGGCCGCGCAATGGCCGCTGCGGAAGCTGCGATCGCCAACCCGCTGCTCGACGAAACCTCGATGAAGGGCGCTCAAGGCCTGCTCATCTCCATCACCGGTGGCCGCGACCTCACGCTGTTCGAGGTGGATGAGGCTGCGACGCGTATCCGCGAGGAGGTCGATCCGGACGCCAACATCATTCTCGGCGCGACCTTCGACGAGGAGCTCGAAGGCCTCATTCGGGTTTCGGTCGTCGCGACCGGCATCGACCGCACGGCCGCGGAGGTGGCCGGCCGCTCCGCCGACTTTCGTCCGGTAGCGCCGAAGCCGATCGTCCGCCCGTCCGCCGCCGTTCCGGCCCAGCCGCAGCCGACTGTTTCGCTGCAGCCGGCCCCGCAGCCGCAGCCGGTGCAGCAGCCGCTCCAGCAGCAGCAGAATGTCGACCACATCGCGCTCGCCATTCGCGAAGCCGAAATGGAGCGCGAACTCGACATCGCTGCGCGCACCCAGGTCGCCGCACCGCAGCCGCAGCCGCAGCCGCAGCCGCAACTGCAGGAAGAGACCTTCCGTCCGCAGAGCAAGCTTTTCGCAGGCGTCGCTCCGGCGGAGGCCGCACCGGTCATGCGGCCGGCGCAGCCGGCACCGCGCCCGGTCGAGATGCAGGCGCCCGTTCAGCCGCAGATGCAGGCACAGCCGGTCCGGCAGGAGCCCACCCCGGTCGTGCGGCAGCAGGCCGAGCCGGTACGCATGCCGAAGGTTGAGGACTTTCCGCCGGTCGTGAAGGCGGAAATGGATCACCGGACGCAGCCGGCGCCTGTGCATCAGGAGGAACGCGGACCGATGGGACTCCTGAACCGGATCACGAGCTCGCTCGGGCTGCGTGAACGGGAAGCGACGAATGTCTCGTCCGACATGACCGCCGCCGCACCAAGCGCCGCCTCGCAACAGCGCCGGCCGCTTTCGCCGGAAGCCAGCCTCTATGCGCCGCGTCGCGGCCAGCTCGACGATCACGGTCGCGCTGCGCCTCAGATGCGGTCGCATGAAGACGATCAGCTCGAAATTCCGGCGTTCCTGCGCCGCCAGTCGAGCTGA
- the ftsA gene encoding cell division protein FtsA has protein sequence MSLFGSANFGLPRLKPLPSKRSHVVSVLDIGSTKVVCMIGRLTPRAESQILPGRTHSIEVIGIGHQKSRGVKNGVIADLDAVESVVRLAVDAAERMAGLTIDSLIVNVSAGRLQSDVYTATIDLGGQEVEANDLKKVLAAAGHQSLRTDRAILHSLPTGFSLDGERGIRDPLAMFGDVLGVDMHVLTAERPALKNLELCVNRAHLSVEGMVATPYASGLAALVDDEVELGCAAIDMGGGTTTISVFAEGKLVHADAVGLGGHHVTTDLARGLSTRIEDAERLKVVHGSALPNSADERDIISVPPIGEDDRDQPTHVPRALVSRIVRARIEETLELIRDRIQRSGFSPIVGKRIVLTGGASQLTGLPEAARRILARNVRIGRPLGVSGLPAAAKGPAFSTAVGLMIYPQVADLETHAAGSGMFSTLGGNSRFARMGQWLKESF, from the coding sequence ATGAGTTTGTTCGGATCCGCCAATTTCGGCCTTCCGCGTCTGAAACCCTTGCCCTCGAAGCGGTCGCATGTCGTGTCGGTGCTCGATATCGGCTCGACCAAAGTGGTATGCATGATCGGCCGCCTGACGCCGCGTGCGGAGAGCCAGATCCTGCCGGGGCGCACGCACAGCATCGAGGTCATCGGCATCGGTCACCAGAAGTCGCGGGGCGTCAAGAATGGCGTCATCGCCGATCTCGATGCGGTCGAAAGTGTCGTCCGGCTTGCGGTCGATGCAGCCGAGCGCATGGCGGGACTGACCATCGACAGCCTCATCGTGAATGTTTCGGCCGGCCGCCTGCAGAGCGACGTCTATACCGCGACGATCGATCTCGGCGGGCAGGAGGTCGAGGCAAATGATCTAAAGAAGGTACTCGCTGCCGCGGGTCACCAGTCGCTGCGCACCGATCGTGCCATCCTGCACTCTCTGCCGACCGGCTTCTCGCTCGACGGCGAGCGCGGCATCCGCGACCCGCTGGCGATGTTCGGGGACGTTCTCGGCGTCGACATGCATGTGCTGACGGCGGAGCGGCCCGCACTGAAGAACCTTGAGCTCTGCGTCAACCGCGCTCACCTCTCGGTCGAGGGCATGGTCGCGACGCCCTATGCCAGCGGCCTTGCGGCACTCGTGGATGACGAGGTCGAGCTCGGATGTGCGGCCATCGACATGGGCGGCGGTACGACGACGATCTCGGTTTTCGCCGAAGGCAAGCTCGTCCATGCGGATGCCGTCGGGCTTGGCGGCCACCATGTCACGACCGATCTTGCGCGCGGCCTGTCCACCCGCATCGAGGATGCCGAGCGCCTGAAGGTCGTGCACGGTTCGGCGCTTCCGAACAGCGCGGACGAGCGCGATATCATTTCGGTTCCGCCGATCGGCGAAGACGACCGCGACCAGCCGACACACGTGCCGCGCGCTCTGGTCTCGCGCATCGTTCGCGCTCGCATCGAAGAGACGCTGGAACTCATACGCGACCGTATCCAGCGGTCCGGTTTCAGCCCGATCGTCGGCAAGCGGATCGTATTGACGGGGGGAGCCAGCCAGTTGACCGGCCTGCCGGAAGCGGCGCGGCGCATTCTCGCACGCAATGTCCGCATCGGCCGCCCGCTCGGCGTATCCGGACTGCCGGCCGCTGCCAAGGGCCCGGCCTTCTCCACGGCCGTCGGGCTGATGATCTACCCTCAGGTCGCCGACCTCGAGACGCATGCCGCCGGCAGCGGCATGTTCTCCACCCTCGGCGGCAACAGCCGTTTCGCCCGCATGGGGCAATGGCTGAAAGAAAGTTTCTAG
- the ftsQ gene encoding cell division protein FtsQ, whose product MLALRGRRGKRVRYPAGAVAEADEAFVLPRPLRKGVRFLISLGAGRIRFPNHTGTVSAAAFMVATGLYGMSLGGHTQSFAQVSTTAAGFAIEDVRVSGNAQTSEIDILQQLGLDGTTSLVALDIEEARRLIGELPWVETVTVRKIYPGTIEVVLKEREAFGIWQHGSDLSLIERSGSVIAPLRDNKFASLPLFVGRDAETAAAAFYDEFSRWPEFRSRVKAFVRVAGRRWDLRLNNGVVVKLPEKDVARAMSVLAGMQDTHQLLERDIAAVDLRLEDRTTVQLTPEAVKRREVALKAREKMLKAQEKRI is encoded by the coding sequence GTGCTTGCGCTGAGGGGCAGAAGGGGCAAGAGGGTTCGTTACCCGGCCGGCGCTGTCGCCGAGGCGGATGAAGCGTTCGTCCTGCCGCGGCCGCTGCGCAAGGGCGTGCGCTTTCTGATCAGCCTTGGCGCCGGTCGAATCCGCTTCCCGAATCATACCGGAACAGTTTCCGCCGCAGCTTTCATGGTGGCCACGGGCCTTTACGGCATGTCGCTCGGCGGCCACACGCAGAGCTTCGCGCAGGTCTCGACGACTGCCGCCGGCTTCGCGATCGAGGACGTCCGCGTCTCCGGCAACGCGCAGACCTCCGAGATCGACATTCTCCAGCAGCTCGGCCTGGACGGCACGACCTCACTGGTGGCGCTCGACATCGAGGAGGCGCGTCGGCTTATCGGCGAACTGCCCTGGGTGGAGACCGTCACGGTGCGCAAGATCTATCCGGGTACGATCGAGGTCGTACTCAAGGAGCGCGAAGCCTTCGGTATCTGGCAGCACGGATCGGATCTCTCCCTGATAGAGCGCAGCGGCAGCGTCATCGCGCCGCTCAGGGACAACAAGTTCGCCAGCCTGCCGCTTTTCGTGGGCCGCGACGCGGAGACGGCGGCGGCCGCGTTCTACGATGAATTTTCCCGCTGGCCGGAGTTCCGCTCCCGCGTCAAAGCCTTCGTGCGCGTGGCCGGGCGTCGCTGGGATCTGCGGCTCAACAACGGCGTCGTCGTGAAGCTTCCGGAAAAGGATGTTGCGCGCGCGATGAGCGTGCTCGCCGGTATGCAAGACACGCATCAGTTGCTGGAGCGCGACATCGCCGCCGTCGATCTCAGGCTCGAAGACCGCACGACCGTACAGCTGACGCCGGAAGCCGTGAAGCGCCGGGAAGTCGCACTCAAGGCGAGGGAGAAAATGCTGAAAGCCCAGGAGAAGCGGATATGA
- a CDS encoding D-alanine--D-alanine ligase, producing MSSKHVAVLLGGFSSERPVSLSSGTACADALEAEGYRVTRVDVGRDVAAVLQELRPDVVFNALHGPFGEDGTIQGILEYLEIPYTHSGVLASALAMDKDQAKHVAKAAGIPVAEALVMDRRSFGNQHPMKPPYVVKPVREGSSFGVVIVKEDQSHPPQVITSSEWRYGDRIMVERYIAGREFTCGVMGDVALGVTEIIPQGHAFYDYDSKYVKGGSKHVIPAQISPNIYQKIQTLALKAHEAIGCRGVSRSDFRFDDRGDGEGELIWLEINTQPGMTPTSLVPEMAQHAGLQFGEFLRWMVEDASCLR from the coding sequence ATGAGCAGCAAGCATGTTGCTGTCCTGTTGGGCGGATTTTCCTCGGAGAGGCCGGTGAGCCTGTCTTCGGGGACGGCTTGCGCGGATGCGCTGGAGGCGGAAGGCTATCGCGTCACGCGGGTCGATGTCGGTCGCGACGTCGCAGCGGTTCTTCAGGAATTGCGCCCGGATGTCGTCTTCAATGCGCTTCATGGACCGTTCGGCGAGGACGGGACGATCCAGGGCATTCTCGAATATCTCGAGATCCCCTATACCCATTCGGGCGTCCTGGCCTCGGCGCTGGCCATGGATAAAGACCAGGCAAAGCATGTCGCCAAGGCTGCCGGCATCCCGGTTGCCGAGGCGCTGGTCATGGACCGGCGCAGCTTCGGCAATCAGCATCCGATGAAGCCGCCCTATGTGGTGAAGCCGGTCCGCGAGGGGTCGAGCTTCGGAGTGGTGATCGTCAAGGAGGATCAGTCGCATCCGCCTCAGGTGATCACCTCAAGCGAGTGGCGCTACGGCGACCGCATCATGGTCGAGCGCTATATTGCGGGGCGCGAATTCACCTGCGGTGTCATGGGCGATGTCGCCCTCGGCGTCACTGAGATCATCCCGCAGGGGCACGCCTTTTACGATTACGACTCGAAATACGTAAAAGGTGGTTCGAAGCACGTCATTCCTGCACAGATTTCACCAAATATTTACCAAAAAATACAAACACTGGCGTTGAAGGCGCATGAGGCGATCGGTTGCCGCGGCGTCAGCCGGTCCGACTTTCGTTTCGACGATCGTGGGGATGGTGAGGGCGAGTTGATCTGGCTCGAGATCAATACCCAACCCGGCATGACCCCAACGTCCCTGGTGCCCGAGATGGCGCAGCATGCGGGCCTTCAGTTCGGTGAATTTCTCAGGTGGATGGTGGAGGACGCGTCGTGCTTGCGCTGA
- the aqpZ gene encoding aquaporin Z — MFRKLSAEFLGTFWLVLGGCGSAVLSAAFPEVGIGLLGVSFAFGLTVLTMAYAVGGISGGHFNPAVSVGLAVAGRMPPASLVGYIIAQVAGAIAAAAVLYVIASGKADFQLGGFAANGYGEHSPGGYSLTAALVTEVVMTAFFLLIILGSTHGRVPVGFAPIAIGLGLTLIHLVSIPVTNTSVNPARSTGQALFVGDWAISQLWLFWVAPLIGAAIAGIVWKIVGDDS, encoded by the coding sequence ATGTTCAGAAAGCTCTCTGCGGAATTTCTCGGTACTTTCTGGCTCGTTCTCGGTGGGTGCGGCAGCGCCGTACTTTCCGCTGCCTTCCCGGAGGTCGGTATCGGCCTGCTCGGGGTCTCCTTTGCCTTCGGCCTTACGGTGCTGACCATGGCCTATGCGGTCGGCGGAATTTCCGGCGGCCATTTCAATCCGGCGGTATCGGTCGGACTTGCCGTAGCCGGCAGAATGCCGCCGGCGAGCCTCGTCGGTTACATCATCGCGCAGGTCGCCGGCGCGATCGCCGCAGCTGCCGTGCTCTACGTGATCGCCAGCGGCAAGGCCGATTTCCAGCTTGGCGGTTTTGCCGCCAATGGTTACGGCGAACATTCTCCGGGCGGCTACTCATTGACGGCGGCTCTCGTCACCGAGGTCGTCATGACCGCCTTTTTCCTGCTCATCATTCTTGGCTCGACGCATGGCCGCGTGCCTGTGGGCTTCGCGCCCATCGCCATCGGCCTGGGGCTGACCTTGATTCACCTCGTCTCGATCCCCGTCACCAACACCTCCGTAAATCCGGCCCGATCGACCGGACAGGCGCTGTTCGTCGGTGACTGGGCGATTTCCCAGCTCTGGCTCTTCTGGGTCGCACCGCTGATCGGTGCAGCCATTGCCGGAATCGTATGGAAAATCGTCGGCGACGATAGCTAG
- a CDS encoding MFS transporter, translated as MTDATTSLSPQDGALHRQAVNSPARVLFASLVGTTIEFFDFYVYATAAVIIFPHLFFPAADPTSAMLQSLATFSIAFFARPLGAVIFGHCGDRIGRKATLVAALMTMGISTVIIGLLPTYATIGVVAPLLLALCRFGQGLGLGGEWGGAVLLATENAPEGKRSWYAMFPQLGAPIGFILSAGTFLILGEVMSEEAFFAWGWRVPFIASVLLVIVGLYVRLKITETPEFQKAIDKHERVEVPVAAIFRSHKRSLVLGTFVALATFVLFYLMTVFSLSWGTTKLGYSREQFLLVQMTGVVFFGLMIPVSGILSDRFGRRLVLVLTTIGIGVFGLFMAPLLSSGLGGAFVFSIVGLGLMGLTYGPIGAALAAPFPTAVRYTGASMTFNLAGIFGASLAPYIATWLATNYSLGHVGYYLLAAALITLVCLLLSNEEEVSG; from the coding sequence ATGACAGACGCGACAACCTCGCTGTCGCCGCAGGATGGTGCGTTGCATCGGCAGGCCGTGAACTCCCCTGCCCGGGTGCTGTTCGCAAGCCTGGTCGGCACCACGATCGAATTCTTCGACTTCTATGTCTATGCGACCGCAGCGGTAATCATCTTCCCGCACCTTTTCTTCCCTGCAGCCGATCCGACCTCGGCAATGCTGCAGTCCCTCGCCACCTTTTCGATCGCCTTCTTCGCCCGCCCGCTCGGCGCCGTGATCTTCGGTCACTGCGGCGACAGGATCGGCCGGAAGGCGACGCTCGTCGCCGCGCTGATGACCATGGGCATTTCCACGGTCATCATCGGCCTGTTGCCCACCTATGCGACGATCGGCGTCGTGGCACCGCTGCTGCTTGCCCTCTGCCGTTTCGGCCAAGGCCTCGGCCTCGGCGGCGAATGGGGCGGCGCGGTGTTGCTCGCCACCGAGAATGCGCCCGAAGGCAAGCGGAGCTGGTACGCCATGTTCCCGCAGCTGGGCGCGCCGATCGGCTTCATCCTGTCGGCAGGAACCTTCCTCATCCTCGGCGAAGTCATGAGCGAAGAGGCCTTCTTCGCCTGGGGCTGGCGCGTCCCCTTCATCGCCAGCGTGCTGCTCGTGATCGTCGGCCTCTACGTCCGCCTGAAGATCACCGAAACGCCGGAATTCCAGAAGGCGATCGACAAGCACGAGCGTGTCGAGGTGCCGGTCGCGGCGATCTTCCGCTCGCACAAGCGAAGCCTCGTACTCGGCACCTTCGTGGCGCTCGCGACCTTCGTCCTGTTCTATCTGATGACCGTCTTCTCGCTCTCCTGGGGCACGACAAAGCTCGGCTATTCGCGCGAACAGTTCCTGCTCGTACAGATGACGGGCGTCGTCTTCTTCGGTCTGATGATCCCGGTCTCCGGCATACTTTCGGACCGCTTCGGCCGGCGCCTCGTGCTGGTGCTGACGACGATCGGCATCGGCGTTTTCGGCCTCTTCATGGCACCGCTTCTGTCATCCGGTCTCGGCGGGGCCTTCGTCTTCTCGATCGTCGGCCTCGGCCTGATGGGCCTCACCTACGGGCCGATCGGCGCGGCGCTGGCGGCCCCCTTCCCGACGGCGGTGCGCTATACCGGCGCCTCGATGACCTTCAACCTCGCCGGCATCTTCGGCGCGTCGCTGGCGCCCTATATCGCCACCTGGCTCGCGACCAATTACAGCCTCGGCCATGTCGGCTACTATCTGCTGGCGGCGGCGTTGATCACGCTCGTCTGCCTGCTTCTTTCGAACGAGGAAGAGGTCTCGGGCTGA
- the murB gene encoding UDP-N-acetylmuramate dehydrogenase produces MKQVNGQKLLDSLGNGVAAIRGRLTPDAPMDRVTWFRAGGLAELMFQPHDTDDLVAFLKLVPEEVPVMVVGVGSNLLVRDGGIPGVVIRLSAKGFGDLELAGENRIKAGAICPDKNIAAMALDHGIGGFYFYYGIPGSIGGALRMNAGANSGETSERVVEVHAVDRKGNRHVLSKAEMGYGYRHSGAAKELIFTHAIFEGYAEDKTKIRTDMDAVRQHRETVQPIREKTGGSTFKNPDGHSAWKLIDEAGCRGMMIGNAQMSPLHCNFMINTGQATGYELEYLGETVRQRVMEHSGVKLEWEIKRVGNFMPGYEIREFLGRATA; encoded by the coding sequence ATGAAACAGGTCAACGGTCAGAAACTTCTCGATTCGCTCGGAAACGGCGTCGCTGCAATCCGCGGACGTCTCACGCCCGATGCGCCGATGGACCGCGTTACCTGGTTTCGGGCGGGCGGTCTCGCCGAGCTCATGTTCCAGCCGCACGACACCGACGACCTCGTCGCCTTCCTGAAGCTGGTGCCCGAAGAGGTGCCGGTAATGGTCGTCGGCGTGGGCTCCAACCTGCTCGTGCGCGACGGCGGTATTCCGGGGGTCGTCATCCGGCTTTCGGCGAAGGGCTTCGGCGATCTGGAACTCGCCGGTGAAAACCGCATCAAGGCGGGCGCGATCTGCCCGGACAAGAACATCGCCGCCATGGCGCTCGACCATGGTATTGGCGGCTTCTACTTCTATTACGGCATTCCCGGTTCGATCGGCGGGGCACTCCGCATGAACGCCGGCGCCAATAGCGGCGAAACCAGCGAACGCGTCGTCGAGGTCCATGCCGTCGACCGCAAGGGCAACAGGCATGTCCTGAGCAAAGCCGAGATGGGCTACGGCTACCGCCATTCCGGCGCGGCCAAGGAGCTGATCTTCACGCATGCGATCTTCGAGGGCTATGCGGAAGACAAGACCAAGATCCGCACCGACATGGACGCCGTGCGCCAGCATCGCGAAACGGTGCAGCCGATCCGCGAGAAGACCGGCGGATCCACGTTCAAGAACCCGGACGGCCACTCGGCCTGGAAGCTGATCGACGAGGCCGGCTGCCGCGGGATGATGATCGGCAATGCCCAGATGTCGCCGCTTCACTGCAATTTCATGATCAATACCGGACAGGCGACCGGCTACGAGCTCGAATATCTCGGCGAGACCGTGCGCCAGCGGGTGATGGAGCATTCCGGCGTCAAGCTGGAATGGGAAATCAAGCGGGTCGGCAATTTCATGCCGGGCTATGAAATCAGGGAATTCCTCGGCCGCGCCACGGCCTGA
- the murC gene encoding UDP-N-acetylmuramate--L-alanine ligase: MKMPKTIGLVHFIGIGGIGMSGIAEVLHNLGHRVQGSDQADSANVQRLREKGISVSIGHKAENLGDAEVVVVSTAIKKDNPELIAAREKFLPVVRRAEMLAELMRFRNAIAIGGTHGKTTTTSMVAALLDAGGLDPTVINGGIINAYGTNARMGAGEWMVVEADESDGTFLKLPADIAVVTNIDPEHLDHYGNFDAVRAAFRQFVENVPFYGFGVLCLDHPEVQSMVGKIEDRKVVTYGENPQADVRFHNIRMDGATSIFDIEIRRRRTGQVIAIKDLRLPMPGRHNVSNATAAVAVAQRLGIKPEDIARGLATFGGVKRRFTLTGEWNGARIFDDYGHHPVEIRAVLRAAREACQGRIVAVHQPHRYSRLSSLFEDFTSCFNDADTILLAPVYAAGEEAIEGVSSEALVDRIKAAGHRDARHIPGQEALAPVIAKIAQPGDFVVLLGAGSITYWAAALPKQLAEISGNRA; this comes from the coding sequence ATGAAGATGCCGAAGACGATCGGGCTCGTACATTTCATTGGTATCGGCGGCATCGGCATGAGCGGTATTGCCGAGGTCCTGCACAATCTCGGCCATCGCGTCCAGGGTTCCGACCAGGCCGACAGCGCCAATGTGCAGCGTCTGCGGGAAAAGGGCATCAGCGTCTCCATCGGGCACAAAGCGGAAAATCTCGGCGATGCCGAGGTGGTCGTCGTCTCGACGGCGATCAAGAAGGACAACCCCGAGCTCATCGCTGCCCGCGAGAAGTTCCTGCCGGTCGTGCGGCGTGCCGAGATGCTTGCCGAGCTGATGCGCTTCCGCAATGCAATTGCGATCGGCGGGACCCATGGAAAGACGACGACGACCTCGATGGTCGCCGCCCTGCTCGATGCGGGCGGTCTCGATCCGACCGTGATCAACGGCGGCATCATCAACGCCTACGGCACCAATGCGCGCATGGGCGCCGGCGAATGGATGGTGGTCGAAGCAGACGAATCCGACGGCACGTTCCTGAAGCTGCCGGCCGACATCGCGGTCGTCACCAATATCGATCCCGAACATCTCGACCACTACGGCAATTTCGACGCCGTGCGCGCGGCCTTCCGGCAGTTCGTCGAGAACGTGCCCTTTTACGGTTTTGGCGTGCTGTGTCTCGACCACCCGGAGGTCCAGTCCATGGTCGGCAAGATCGAGGACCGGAAGGTCGTCACCTACGGCGAGAACCCCCAGGCCGACGTGCGCTTCCACAATATCCGCATGGACGGTGCGACCTCCATCTTCGATATCGAGATCCGCCGCCGCCGCACGGGCCAGGTGATCGCGATCAAGGACCTCAGGCTGCCGATGCCCGGACGCCATAATGTCTCCAACGCCACGGCTGCCGTGGCGGTCGCACAGCGGCTCGGCATCAAGCCCGAGGACATTGCGAGAGGTCTTGCCACCTTCGGCGGCGTGAAACGCCGCTTTACTCTGACGGGTGAGTGGAACGGCGCGCGCATCTTCGACGATTACGGCCACCATCCCGTCGAGATCAGGGCGGTCCTGAGGGCGGCGCGCGAGGCGTGCCAGGGGCGCATCGTCGCGGTCCACCAGCCGCATCGCTACTCGCGCCTGTCGAGCCTCTTCGAAGACTTCACATCCTGCTTCAACGACGCCGATACGATCCTGCTCGCTCCGGTCTATGCGGCCGGCGAGGAAGCCATAGAGGGCGTCAGTTCGGAAGCGCTCGTCGACCGCATCAAGGCTGCCGGCCATCGCGATGCCCGCCACATCCCCGGACAGGAGGCACTGGCGCCTGTTATCGCGAAGATTGCACAGCCGGGCGATTTTGTGGTTCTCTTGGGAGCTGGCAGCATTACCTATTGGGCCGCGGCCTTGCCCAAGCAGCTCGCGGAAATTTCAGGAAATCGAGCATGA